The Thermotoga maritima MSB8 region CTTCGAAGAGCACATTCTCAAGGGAAGGAGAGTGCTCGATCTTGAAATTCCCGAGAGTCAAATAAAAGGAACCGTTGAGGTAGAGAAGGTGGCCGAAGAAACTCGTATCGTTCTAAAGAACGTAGGAGAGATAGATCCCACTCGTATAGAGGAATACATCGCAAGAGACGGTTACTTTGCCCTCGCCAAGGCGCTCCAGATGGAACCAGGAGAGATAATCGAAGAGATAAAGCGAAGTGGGCTGAGAGGAAGAGGTGGAGCCGGTTTTCCAACGGGTCTGAAATGGGAATTCACCTACAAAGCTTCTGCCGACCAGAAATATGTTCTGTGCAACGCCGATGAAGGAGAGCCCGGTACCTTTAAAGACAGGCTCATCATGGAGGGTGATCCTCATTCTTTGATAGAGGGCATGATCATAGCGGGGTACGCGGTTGGTGCAACGAAGGGTTACATATACATAAGGGGAGAGTATCACAGTTCGATAGAAATCTTGAAAAAAGCTGTAGAACAGGCCTACGAGTACGGATTCCTCGGTGAGAACATCCTCGGAAGTGGATTCAACTTCGATCTGAAAATAAGGCTCGGGGCGGGAGCTTACGTGGCGGGAGAGGAGACGGCGTTGATAGAGTCCATAGAGGGGAAACCCGCTCGACCCAGGCTGAAACCTCCTTACCCTCCCACTTTTGGCCTCTTTGGAAAACCCACCGTTGTGAACAACGTGGAAACTTTTGTGAACGTTCCAAGGATAATAATGAACGGTGCGGAGTGGTTCAAAAAGTTCGGCACCGAGTCTTCTCCTGGGACGAAAGTGTTCTCCCTCGTGGGTAATGTGGTGAGAAAGGGAATCGTGGAAGTGCCAATGGGAGTGACGGTGAGAGATCTCATTTTCAAATTTGGTGGGGGGATTGAGGGTGGCAGGAAGTTGAAAGTGGTGCAAACGGGTGGTAGTGCAGGAACGTTCATCGGACCAGACAAACTCGACGTTCCACTCGATTTTGATTCTTACGCAAAGTACGGAGTTTCTCTCGGATCAGGAGTGATTCTCGTTGCTGACGAGACTCACTGTGTGGTGGATCTCGCACTCACCGTTATGAGGTTCTTCGAACACGAGTCGTGTGGGAAGTGTACACCGTGTCGGGAAGGTACGAGGATGATCGTCAATATTTTGGAGAGAATAAGCAGAGGAGAAGGCAAAAAAGAGGATCTCGATACGTTGAGGGAGATTGCTCGAAACGCGGGGGAAACTTCTTTCTGCGGACTGGGTCAAAGCATTCCGGTTCCTCTGCTCTCCATCGTTGACAACTTCGAGGAAGAGTTCAAAGCCCACATAGGTGCTGATAAATGTCC contains the following coding sequences:
- the nuoF gene encoding NADH-quinone oxidoreductase subunit NuoF; amino-acid sequence: MKPITVLVSVDSNSVLMGARHFLNYFRDLVKEHNLEDTVDVLETGSMGIYPEGVIVSVLPDGVFYVVRNELDVRRIFEEHILKGRRVLDLEIPESQIKGTVEVEKVAEETRIVLKNVGEIDPTRIEEYIARDGYFALAKALQMEPGEIIEEIKRSGLRGRGGAGFPTGLKWEFTYKASADQKYVLCNADEGEPGTFKDRLIMEGDPHSLIEGMIIAGYAVGATKGYIYIRGEYHSSIEILKKAVEQAYEYGFLGENILGSGFNFDLKIRLGAGAYVAGEETALIESIEGKPARPRLKPPYPPTFGLFGKPTVVNNVETFVNVPRIIMNGAEWFKKFGTESSPGTKVFSLVGNVVRKGIVEVPMGVTVRDLIFKFGGGIEGGRKLKVVQTGGSAGTFIGPDKLDVPLDFDSYAKYGVSLGSGVILVADETHCVVDLALTVMRFFEHESCGKCTPCREGTRMIVNILERISRGEGKKEDLDTLREIARNAGETSFCGLGQSIPVPLLSIVDNFEEEFKAHIGADKCPVGVCEFKKKKEKKKIGVRKP